The following proteins are encoded in a genomic region of Burkholderia pyrrocinia:
- the xth gene encoding exodeoxyribonuclease III, producing the protein MKIATWNVNSLNVRKQHVLDWLAQSGTDVLCLQELKLPDEKFPRADLEAVGYRSWFTGQKTYNGVAILARDTLSVDEADVVRNIPGFDDPQQRVVAATVDGVRIVSAYFPNGQAPDSDKFVYKMQWLDALHAWLRTELQRYPKLALLGDYNIAPEDRDVHDPAKWEGQNLVSPQERAHFAKLIELGFVDAFRRFEQPEKTFTWWDYRMMAFRRNAGLRIDHILLSPALADTCTSCEVERTPRTWEQPSDHTPVVAVVG; encoded by the coding sequence ATGAAAATCGCCACCTGGAACGTCAACTCGCTCAACGTCCGCAAGCAGCACGTGCTCGACTGGCTCGCGCAAAGCGGAACCGACGTGCTGTGCCTGCAGGAACTGAAGCTGCCTGACGAGAAATTCCCGCGCGCCGATCTCGAGGCGGTCGGCTACCGCAGCTGGTTCACGGGCCAGAAGACCTACAACGGTGTCGCGATCCTCGCACGCGACACGCTGTCCGTCGACGAAGCGGACGTCGTGCGCAATATCCCCGGCTTCGACGACCCCCAGCAGCGCGTGGTCGCCGCGACGGTCGACGGCGTGCGCATCGTGTCCGCGTATTTCCCGAACGGCCAGGCACCCGACTCCGACAAGTTCGTCTACAAGATGCAGTGGCTCGACGCGCTGCACGCGTGGCTGCGCACCGAGCTGCAGCGCTACCCGAAGCTCGCGCTGCTCGGCGACTACAACATCGCGCCGGAAGACCGCGACGTGCACGACCCCGCGAAATGGGAAGGCCAGAACCTCGTGTCGCCGCAGGAACGTGCGCACTTCGCGAAGCTGATCGAGCTCGGCTTCGTCGATGCGTTCCGCCGCTTCGAGCAGCCCGAGAAGACCTTCACGTGGTGGGACTACCGGATGATGGCGTTCCGCCGCAACGCGGGGCTGCGCATCGACCACATCCTGCTGTCGCCGGCACTCGCGGACACCTGCACGTCGTGCGAGGTCGAACGCACGCCGCGCACGTGGGAACAGCCGTCCGACCACACGCCCGTCGTCGCGGTCGTCGGTTGA
- a CDS encoding prolyl oligopeptidase family serine peptidase — protein MSDSFRWPAGADPFRFLEALDSKRARTWVDEQNARTRAVLRDDDAYRALTARLAKAYLPRERPVIPTRWREWAYDLWQDDLHPKGLWRRTRWDDWRAGRPAWETLLDVDALGAEEGESWVFELDAILYPDGDRALLSLSPGGADAVVVREFDLVERRFVDCGFTIDAPGHHTVGWIDRDTVYVSWDRGEAHATAAGYPYEARRWVRGTALADAPVVFRGEPDDISAGAGFDPIDNRHVAWRSVDFFDAHAYRLTEAGEWARYDVPTHVEVGFWEGWLVLEPRLDWDCDGVRHAGGSLLAIREQAFLAGSRELTTLFAPQPSTSACTWVNTRTTLIASWLDDVHNRTMLWQPRQADDGTWAWDARPFDWPGDAQIDVEPVESTLNDEIYVDVDTYLDPPECWLADLADRAADAPSRRVLLDRPPVQFDAAGLVVRRASARSRDGTVVPYTLIGPRDALDARDGAARVARPCLLSGYGGFAIPNLPGYSDAFGIAWLERGGVMAFAHIRGGGEFGPRWHVDAQREHRQRSFDDFIAVAEDLVATGVTTAAQLGIEGGSNGGLLVAACMAQRPELFGAVLCRVPLLDMRRYPKLHAGAAWLDEYGDPDDPREGAALAAYSPYHRVREGVAYPPLLLTTSTRDDRVHPAHARKMAARMQALGHERVWYWENTDGGHGSADDLERAESDAAEFGFLWAHLGPAPARR, from the coding sequence ATGTCCGATTCCTTCCGCTGGCCCGCCGGGGCCGATCCGTTCCGTTTCCTCGAAGCGCTCGACAGCAAGCGCGCCCGCACGTGGGTCGACGAGCAGAATGCGCGCACGCGCGCCGTGCTGCGCGACGACGACGCGTATCGCGCGCTCACCGCGCGTCTCGCGAAAGCGTATCTGCCGCGCGAACGCCCGGTGATTCCAACCCGCTGGCGCGAATGGGCCTACGACCTGTGGCAGGACGATCTCCATCCGAAGGGGCTGTGGCGCCGCACGCGTTGGGACGACTGGCGCGCCGGCCGGCCGGCGTGGGAAACGCTGCTCGACGTCGACGCGCTCGGCGCCGAAGAGGGCGAGTCATGGGTGTTCGAGCTGGACGCGATCCTGTATCCGGACGGCGATCGCGCGCTGCTGTCGCTATCGCCGGGCGGCGCCGACGCGGTCGTCGTGCGCGAATTCGATCTCGTCGAGCGCCGTTTCGTCGACTGCGGATTCACGATCGACGCGCCCGGGCATCATACGGTCGGCTGGATCGACCGCGACACCGTCTACGTGAGCTGGGATCGCGGCGAAGCGCATGCGACCGCTGCCGGCTATCCGTATGAAGCGCGGCGCTGGGTGCGCGGCACGGCGCTTGCCGATGCGCCCGTCGTATTTCGCGGCGAACCCGACGACATCAGCGCGGGCGCGGGGTTCGATCCGATCGACAACCGCCACGTCGCGTGGCGCAGCGTCGACTTCTTCGACGCGCATGCGTACCGGCTGACGGAGGCGGGCGAGTGGGCACGCTACGACGTGCCGACGCATGTCGAGGTCGGATTCTGGGAAGGCTGGCTCGTGCTGGAGCCGCGCCTCGACTGGGATTGCGATGGCGTGCGCCATGCGGGCGGCTCGCTGCTCGCGATCCGCGAGCAGGCGTTCCTGGCCGGGTCGCGCGAGCTCACGACGCTGTTCGCGCCGCAACCGTCGACGTCCGCCTGCACGTGGGTGAACACGCGCACGACGCTGATCGCAAGCTGGCTCGACGACGTGCACAACCGCACGATGCTGTGGCAGCCGCGGCAGGCCGATGACGGCACGTGGGCGTGGGACGCGCGGCCGTTCGACTGGCCGGGCGACGCGCAGATCGATGTCGAGCCTGTCGAGTCGACGCTGAACGACGAGATTTACGTGGACGTCGACACCTATCTCGATCCGCCCGAATGCTGGCTGGCCGATCTTGCCGATCGCGCGGCCGATGCGCCGTCGCGCCGCGTGCTGCTCGACCGGCCGCCGGTGCAGTTCGACGCGGCCGGGCTCGTCGTGCGCCGCGCGAGCGCGCGCTCGCGCGACGGCACGGTGGTGCCGTACACGCTGATCGGGCCGCGGGATGCACTCGATGCGCGCGACGGCGCCGCGCGTGTCGCGCGGCCATGCCTGCTGTCGGGTTACGGCGGCTTTGCGATTCCGAACCTGCCGGGCTACAGCGACGCGTTCGGCATCGCGTGGCTCGAACGCGGCGGCGTCATGGCGTTCGCGCACATCCGCGGCGGCGGCGAGTTCGGGCCGCGCTGGCACGTCGACGCGCAGCGCGAACACCGGCAGCGTTCGTTCGACGATTTCATCGCGGTGGCCGAGGATCTGGTCGCGACCGGCGTGACGACGGCCGCGCAGCTCGGGATCGAGGGCGGCAGCAACGGCGGGCTGCTGGTCGCCGCGTGCATGGCGCAGCGGCCGGAGCTGTTCGGCGCGGTGCTCTGCCGCGTGCCGCTGCTCGACATGCGGCGCTATCCGAAGCTGCATGCGGGCGCCGCGTGGCTCGACGAATACGGCGACCCGGACGATCCGCGCGAGGGCGCGGCACTGGCCGCGTATTCTCCGTATCACCGCGTGCGCGAAGGCGTCGCGTATCCGCCGTTGCTGTTGACGACGTCGACGCGCGACGACCGCGTGCATCCCGCGCATGCGCGCAAGATGGCCGCGCGCATGCAGGCGCTCGGTCACGAACGGGTGTGGTATTGGGAGAACACCGACGGCGGCCACGGCAGTGCCGACGATCTGGAGCGCGCCGAATCCGACGCGGCCGAATTCGGGTTCCTGTGGGCCCATCTCGGGCCGGCGCCCGCGCGGCGCTGA
- the glnA gene encoding type I glutamate--ammonia ligase, producing MSKTVADVMQLVKDEDIKFVDFRFTDTRGKEQHVSVPVSAFDEDKFESGHAFDGSSIAGWKGIEASDMLLMPDPNAAFVDPFYEESTLVLTCDVVEPADGKGYERDPRSLAKRGEAYLKSTGIGDTAFFGPEPEFFIFDSVQWNTDMSGCFVKINSEEAPWSSGKEFEGGNTGHRPGTKGGYFPVAPVDSFQDMRSEMCLLLEQLGIPVEVHHHEVAGQGQNEIGTKFSTLVERADWTQWSKYIIHNVAHSYGKTATFMPKPVVGDNGSGMHVHQSIWKDGQNLFAGNGYAGLSELALFYIGGIIKHARALNAITNPTTNSYKRLVPHFEAPVKLAYSARNRSASIRIPHVSNPKGRRIETRFPDPMANPYLCFTALMMAGLDGIQNKIHPGEAADKNLYDLPPEEDAKIPTVCAGLDQALEALDKDREFLTRGGVFTDGMLDAYLALKEQELAKFRMTTHPIEFEMYYSL from the coding sequence ATGAGTAAAACCGTCGCCGACGTCATGCAACTCGTGAAGGACGAGGACATCAAGTTTGTCGATTTCCGCTTCACGGATACGCGCGGCAAGGAACAGCACGTGTCGGTGCCGGTTTCGGCGTTTGACGAAGACAAGTTCGAAAGCGGCCATGCATTCGACGGCTCGTCGATCGCGGGCTGGAAGGGCATCGAGGCGTCGGACATGCTGCTCATGCCGGACCCGAACGCAGCCTTCGTCGACCCGTTCTATGAAGAGTCGACCCTCGTGCTGACCTGCGACGTGGTCGAACCGGCCGACGGCAAGGGCTACGAGCGCGATCCGCGTTCGCTCGCGAAGCGCGGCGAAGCGTACCTGAAGAGCACGGGTATCGGCGACACGGCGTTCTTCGGTCCGGAACCGGAATTCTTCATTTTCGACTCGGTCCAGTGGAACACGGACATGTCGGGCTGCTTCGTGAAGATCAATTCGGAAGAAGCGCCGTGGTCGTCGGGCAAGGAATTCGAAGGCGGCAACACGGGCCACCGTCCGGGCACGAAGGGCGGTTACTTCCCGGTCGCGCCGGTCGACTCGTTCCAGGACATGCGTTCGGAAATGTGCCTGCTGCTCGAACAGCTCGGCATCCCGGTCGAAGTGCACCACCACGAAGTGGCGGGTCAGGGCCAGAACGAAATCGGCACGAAGTTCTCGACGCTGGTCGAGCGCGCGGACTGGACGCAATGGTCGAAGTACATCATCCATAACGTCGCGCATTCGTACGGCAAGACGGCGACGTTCATGCCGAAGCCGGTCGTCGGCGACAACGGTTCGGGCATGCACGTTCACCAGTCGATCTGGAAGGACGGCCAGAACCTGTTCGCGGGCAACGGCTACGCCGGCCTGTCGGAACTGGCGCTGTTCTACATCGGCGGCATCATCAAGCACGCCCGTGCGCTGAACGCGATCACGAACCCGACGACGAACTCGTACAAGCGCCTGGTTCCGCACTTCGAAGCACCGGTCAAGCTCGCTTACTCGGCGCGCAACCGTTCGGCATCGATCCGCATTCCGCACGTGTCGAACCCGAAGGGCCGCCGCATCGAAACGCGCTTCCCGGATCCGATGGCGAACCCGTACCTGTGCTTCACGGCGCTGATGATGGCCGGCCTCGACGGGATCCAGAACAAGATCCATCCGGGCGAAGCTGCGGACAAGAACCTGTACGACCTGCCGCCGGAAGAGGATGCAAAGATCCCGACCGTCTGCGCGGGCCTCGACCAGGCACTCGAAGCGCTCGACAAGGATCGCGAGTTCCTGACGCGCGGCGGCGTGTTCACGGACGGCATGCTGGATGCGTACCTCGCGCTGAAGGAGCAGGAGCTGGCGAAGTTCCGCATGACGACGCACCCGATCGAGTTCGAGATGTACTACTCGCTGTAA
- the glnL gene encoding nitrogen regulation protein NR(II) — protein MVLKNLIKAKTGQPERLTDDERLARSGLLAGLEALPSVVIVLDRKTLRIAFANPSAEAMLDISRRQLAQRPWGEIFPNANELASTITAIGEERFHATHLDTVLDRPGREPLHVHAIVGFLETAPDFVLVELFENERQSRTDREERIHDLTAVNKQLIRNLAHEIKNPLGGIRGAAQLLEFELGERERGELREYTQVIIKESDRLQTLVDRLLEPHRHPHIVGDVNIHEVCERVRAVMLAEFPRGLTIERDYDVSVPDLRGDKEQLIQALLNIVRNAAQALRDRIAQGDAKIELRTRIARKVTIAKRLYRLALDLHVIDNGPGIPEEIRDRIFYPLVSGREDGSGLGLTLAQTFVQQHDGMIEVESRPGRTEFQILLPLDH, from the coding sequence ATGGTTCTGAAGAATCTGATCAAGGCGAAGACGGGGCAGCCCGAGCGGCTGACGGACGATGAGCGGCTCGCGCGCTCGGGCCTGCTTGCGGGGCTGGAAGCGTTGCCGTCGGTCGTGATCGTGCTCGACCGCAAGACGCTGCGGATCGCGTTCGCGAACCCGTCCGCGGAGGCGATGCTCGACATCTCGCGCCGGCAGCTCGCGCAGCGGCCGTGGGGCGAGATTTTTCCGAACGCGAACGAACTCGCGTCGACGATCACCGCGATCGGCGAGGAGCGCTTTCACGCGACGCATCTCGATACCGTGCTCGACCGGCCCGGCCGCGAACCGCTGCACGTGCACGCGATCGTCGGCTTCCTCGAGACCGCGCCCGATTTCGTGCTCGTCGAGCTGTTCGAGAACGAGCGGCAGTCGCGCACCGATCGCGAGGAGCGCATTCACGACCTGACCGCGGTCAACAAGCAGCTGATCCGCAACCTCGCGCACGAGATCAAGAACCCGCTCGGCGGAATTCGCGGCGCAGCCCAGCTGCTCGAATTCGAGCTCGGCGAGCGCGAGCGCGGCGAGTTGCGCGAATACACGCAGGTGATCATCAAGGAGTCCGATCGCCTGCAGACGCTCGTCGACCGGTTGCTGGAGCCGCATCGGCATCCGCATATCGTCGGCGACGTGAACATTCATGAAGTATGCGAACGCGTGCGCGCGGTGATGCTCGCGGAATTCCCGCGCGGGCTCACGATCGAGCGCGACTACGACGTGAGCGTGCCGGATTTGCGCGGCGACAAGGAGCAGCTGATCCAGGCGCTGCTCAACATCGTGCGCAACGCCGCGCAGGCGCTGCGCGATCGGATCGCGCAGGGCGACGCGAAGATCGAGCTGCGCACCCGTATCGCGCGCAAGGTGACGATCGCGAAGCGCCTGTACAGGCTGGCACTGGACTTGCATGTGATCGACAACGGGCCCGGCATTCCGGAAGAGATCCGCGACCGGATCTTCTACCCGCTCGTGTCCGGGCGCGAAGACGGCAGCGGCCTCGGCCTCACGCTCGCGCAGACGTTCGTGCAGCAGCATGACGGGATGATCGAGGTCGAAAGCCGGCCCGGACGTACCGAATTTCAGATACTGCTGCCGCTCGACCATTGA
- a CDS encoding rhodanese-like domain-containing protein, translating into MSTLDQLYAKADERRAQGALNYAGALLPVEAFELLQLDPSARLVDVRTRAELDWIGRPLVGDGQYLHLEWTRYPGGVPNAEFVNELKAALPPDTPVLFLCRSAARSKLAAVASSQAGFAKAFDLLEGFEGAKDAEGHRKTVDGWCFRKLPWIGA; encoded by the coding sequence ATGAGTACGCTCGACCAGCTTTACGCGAAGGCCGACGAACGCCGCGCACAAGGCGCGCTCAACTACGCCGGCGCGCTGCTGCCGGTCGAAGCATTCGAACTGCTGCAGCTCGACCCGTCGGCGCGCCTCGTCGACGTGCGCACCCGCGCCGAGCTCGACTGGATCGGCCGTCCGCTCGTCGGCGACGGCCAGTACCTGCACCTCGAATGGACGCGCTACCCGGGCGGCGTGCCGAACGCCGAATTCGTCAACGAACTGAAGGCGGCCCTCCCGCCCGATACGCCCGTGCTGTTCCTGTGCCGCAGCGCCGCGCGCTCGAAGCTCGCCGCGGTCGCGTCGTCGCAGGCCGGCTTCGCGAAGGCGTTCGACCTGCTCGAAGGCTTCGAGGGCGCCAAGGACGCCGAAGGCCACCGCAAGACGGTCGACGGCTGGTGCTTCCGGAAACTGCCCTGGATCGGCGCCTGA
- the ntrC gene encoding nitrogen regulation protein NR(I) — protein MKPIWIVDDDQSIRWVLEKALARDSFATKSFANVRDALAALDHETPQVLVSDIRMPGGSGLELLQAMHERLPGLPVIIMTAFSDLDSAVAAFQGGAFEYLAKPFDVDKAVELIRRAVEESLRAGAPQDERVAEAPEMLGQAPAMQDMFRAIGRLSHSAATVLITGESGTGKELVARALHRHSPRANGPFIALNTAAIPKDLLESELFGHERGAFTGAQTTRQGRFEQAENGTLFLDEIGDMPFDLQTRLLRVLSDGQFYRVGGHNPLRANVRVIAATHQNLEARVRQGLFREDLYHRLNVIRLRLPALRERSEDIALLTRHFLQKSARDLGVEPKRVSDDTLVYLTSLAFPGNVRQLENLANWLTVMAPAQTVEIKDLPPDLVPAGAPVVATGDGMDAHGSGGAAPVGQPAVGAMPVASAPGAAAPNGAPAGYPVWEHGLRTEVARLLRENSADVMDELARRFEAAVIREALDFTRGRKVEAAERLGIGRNTITRKIQELHLEP, from the coding sequence ATGAAGCCGATCTGGATAGTAGACGACGACCAATCGATCCGTTGGGTGCTCGAAAAGGCGCTTGCCCGGGACAGCTTCGCGACGAAGAGCTTCGCGAACGTGCGCGACGCGCTGGCCGCGCTCGACCACGAGACGCCGCAGGTGCTCGTGTCCGACATCCGGATGCCGGGCGGCTCGGGGCTCGAGTTGCTGCAGGCGATGCACGAGCGGCTGCCGGGCCTGCCCGTCATCATCATGACGGCGTTCTCCGATCTCGACAGCGCCGTCGCGGCGTTCCAGGGCGGCGCGTTCGAATATCTCGCGAAGCCGTTCGACGTCGACAAGGCGGTCGAGCTGATCCGCCGCGCGGTCGAGGAAAGCCTGCGCGCCGGCGCACCGCAGGACGAGCGCGTCGCCGAGGCGCCCGAGATGCTCGGCCAGGCGCCTGCGATGCAGGACATGTTCCGCGCGATCGGCCGCCTGTCGCACTCGGCCGCGACCGTGCTGATCACGGGCGAGTCGGGCACCGGCAAGGAGCTCGTCGCGCGTGCGCTGCACCGTCACAGCCCGCGCGCGAACGGGCCGTTCATCGCGCTGAACACGGCGGCGATTCCGAAGGACCTGCTCGAATCCGAGCTGTTCGGCCACGAGCGCGGCGCGTTCACCGGCGCGCAGACGACGCGGCAGGGTCGCTTCGAGCAAGCCGAGAACGGCACGCTGTTCCTCGACGAAATCGGCGACATGCCGTTCGACCTGCAGACGCGCCTGTTGCGCGTGCTGTCGGACGGGCAGTTCTATCGGGTCGGCGGGCACAACCCGCTGCGCGCGAACGTGCGCGTGATCGCCGCGACGCACCAGAATCTCGAGGCGCGCGTGCGGCAGGGGCTGTTCCGCGAGGACCTTTACCACCGGCTCAACGTGATCCGGCTGCGCCTGCCGGCGCTGCGCGAACGCAGCGAGGACATTGCGCTGCTCACGCGCCACTTCCTGCAGAAGAGCGCGCGCGATCTCGGTGTCGAGCCGAAGCGCGTGTCCGACGACACGCTGGTGTACCTGACGTCGCTGGCGTTTCCCGGCAACGTGCGGCAGCTCGAGAACCTCGCGAACTGGCTGACCGTGATGGCGCCCGCGCAGACGGTCGAGATCAAGGACCTGCCGCCCGACCTCGTGCCGGCCGGTGCGCCGGTCGTCGCGACGGGCGACGGCATGGATGCGCACGGCAGCGGCGGCGCCGCGCCGGTCGGGCAGCCGGCCGTCGGTGCAATGCCGGTTGCGTCCGCGCCCGGCGCGGCCGCACCGAACGGCGCGCCGGCCGGCTATCCGGTGTGGGAGCATGGCCTGCGCACCGAAGTCGCGCGGCTGTTGCGCGAGAACTCGGCCGACGTGATGGACGAGCTCGCGCGCCGCTTCGAGGCGGCCGTGATCCGCGAGGCGCTCGACTTCACGCGCGGCCGCAAGGTCGAGGCCGCGGAGCGGCTCGGCATCGGCCGCAACACGATCACGCGCAAGATCCAGGAACTGCATCTGGAGCCCTGA